Proteins co-encoded in one Malus sylvestris chromosome 7, drMalSylv7.2, whole genome shotgun sequence genomic window:
- the LOC126628762 gene encoding ankyrin repeat-containing protein BDA1-like, with amino-acid sequence MDSRLSEASKTGDIQLLHQLMAENPLLLHNLALTSIENPLHVASLAGHVEFVQEIVKLKPAFVHGMNHDGFSPMHIAAANGYLEVVRELLRVDPRPCRMKGRDEWTPLHYAAARGRGDVVKEMVLACPESLEDVTLHEETSLHLAVNNCQFEAVKTLVESAMELRKDNVLNTKDKNGNSVLHVATWKKQHQVVEWLVGNGTTPSALEVNIVNQSGLTPLDLLLIFPSEAGDREIEEILRGAGASRAQDIGASRAQDIQHTPSHGPMETNTLQLQQPNNPMEYFKFKMGRDSPSDARTALLVVAVLVATATFQAGLNPPGGVWQDSTGSNKNGTGSGSNEPAHSAGESVMGSYHVSFVGFMVLNSIGFFVSLDMINVLTINFPLQLELQICMVAIYCTYSIAVISIAPKTVTSALSVFAFFVCFPIVVSFAVRCARLLIAIRIRFRERVVNCIMWFIYICT; translated from the exons ATGGATTCGAGGCTGTCTGAGGCTTCTAAAACAGGAGATATCCAGCTCTTGCACCAGTTGATGGCAGAGAATCCACTTCTGCTCCATAACCTTGCCCTAACTTCCATCGAGAACCCGCTACATGTCGCTTCACTTGCCGGACACGTCGAATTTGTTCAGGAGATCGTGAAGTTGAAACCAGCTTTTGTGCATGGAATGAACCACGATGGGTTCAGCCCCATGCACATCGCGGCAGCCAACGGGTATTTGGAGGTTGTAAGGGAGCTGCTGAGAGTTGACCCGAGACCCTGTCGGATGAAAGGAAGAGACGAATGGACTCCTCTTCATTATGCTGCTGCCAGAGGGAGGGGTGATGTTGTCAAAGAGATGGTTTTGGCTTGCCCGGAAAGTCTCGAGGACGTGACTCTGCATGAGGAGACTTCGTTGCACCTTGCTGTTAATAACTGCCAGTTTGAAGCAGTTAAAACTTTGGTTGAATCGGCCATGGAACTGAGGAAGGACAACGTTTTGAATACGAAGGACAAAAATGGCAATTCAGTTCTTCACGTAGCAACCTGGAAGAAACAACACCAG GTAGTGGAATGGTTAGTTGGCAATGGAACAACTCCAAGTGCATTGGAAGTAAACATTGTAAACCAGAGTGGTCTAACACCTCTTGATCTGCTACTAATCTTCCCGAGTGAAGCCGGCGATAGGGAAATTGAAGAGATCCTTCGTGGTGCCGGAGCTTCGAGAGCACAAGATATAGGAGCTTCGAGAGCACAAGACATACAACATACTCCCTCTCATGGTCCCATGGAAACAAATACCCTTCAGCTGCAGCAGCCAAACAACCCGATGGAATACTTCAAGTTCAAAATGGGCAGAGACTCTCCCAGCGATGCACGCACGGCGCTGCTAGTTGTCGCTGTACTAGTGGCCACCGCCACCTTTCAAGCCGGACTCAACCCTCCGGGCGGCGTTTGGCAGGACAGCACTGGATCAAACAAGAATGGAACTGGCAGTGGGAGCAATGAACCAGCACACTCAGCAGGGGAGTCCGTCATGGGTTCTTACCACGTATCGTTTGTCGGCTTTATGGTTCTCAACTCGATTGGATTTTTTGTTTCACTTGACATGATCAATGTCCTCACCATCAATTTCCCTTTGCAGTTGGAGCTTCAAATTTGTATGGTCGCGATTTACTGCACGTACAGCATTGCAGTTATCAGCATTGCACCGAAGACCGTGACCAGTGCCCTCTCCGTCTTTGcgttctttgtttgttttccaATTGTTGTTTCATTTGCTGTCCGTTGCGCTAGGCTGCTTATCGCGATCAGGATCAGGTTTAGAGAACGTGTAGTAAACTGCATTATGTGGTTCATTTATATTTGTACATAA
- the LOC126629174 gene encoding mediator of RNA polymerase II transcription subunit 31-like isoform X2: MASGTESDDTADTPPPTSSIYKDPDDGRQRFLLELEFVQCLANPTYIHYLAQNRYFEDEAFIGYLKYLQYWQRPEYTRFIMYPHCLFFLEQLQNANFRAAMAHPGNKELAHRQQFYFWKNYRNNRLKHILPRPLPEPVPALPPPAPPQQVVPPVPPVPATTVSVTATAPAPSTMQYSMPPGSAPKVEPRNTGVDRRKRKKDG, encoded by the exons ATGGCGTCCGGCACAGAGAGCGATGACACAGCCGATACTCCACCGCC GACAAGCAGTATTTACAAGGACCCAGATGACGGGCGGCAGCGATTCTTGCTCGAATTGGAGTTCGTCCAGTGCCTCGCAAACCCCACTTACATTCACT ATTTGGCTCAGAATCGTTACTTTGAGGATGAGGCTTTCATTGGGTACTTGAAGTATCTTCAGTATTGGCAGCGTCCCGAGTATACGAGATTTATAAT GTATCCTCATTGCCTGTTTTTTCTTGAGCAACTTCAAAATGCGAACTTTCGCGCTGCAATGGCACATCCCGGAAACAAG GAATTAGCACATAGGCAGCAATTCTATTTCTGGAAGAACTATAGGAACAACCGTCTGAAACATATTTTGCCGAGACCCCTTCCTGAACCTGTTCCCGCACTTCCTCCACCTGCTCCACCTCAGCAAGTTGTGCCTCCCGTTCCACCTGTTCCAGCTACAACTGTTTCTGTGACAGCAACTGCCCCAGCCCCTTCAACTATGCAGTATTCGATGCCCCCCGGGTCTGCTCCAAAAGTTGAACCGAGGAATACTGGGGTTGATCGAAGAAAGAGGAA GAAAGACGGTTAA
- the LOC126628763 gene encoding ankyrin repeat-containing protein BDA1-like, translating to MDSRLSEASKTGDIQLLHQLMAENPLLLHNLALTSIENPLHVASLAGHVEFVQEIVKLRPAFVHEMNHDGFSPMHIAAANGYLEVVRELLRVDPRLCRMKGRDQWTPLHYAAARGRGDVVGEMVLACPESLEDVTLHEETSLHLAVNNCQFEAVKILVELVMELRKDNVLNMKDKYGNSVLHVATWKKQHQVVEWIVGNRTTQSALEVNIVNQSGLTPLDLLLIFPSEAGDREIEEILRGAGASRAKDIHHTHSNCPIETNILQLQQPNDPMEYFKFKKGRNSDDDPSATVLLVVAVLVATTTFQAGLSPPNGGLHYTTGSNKNGIDCGSNGLVVLYMFFNTIGFSVSLIMIDFLTRNFPLLFKLRFCMVMMYGTYTVAVISTAPKSMLLCITSSTPLFVVILQLCCCINLKVPWQNLIGSLAPLRS from the exons ATGGATTCGAGGCTGTCTGAGGCTTCTAAAACAGGAGACATCCAGCTCTTGCACCAGTTGATGGCAGAGAATCCACTTCTGCTCCATAACCTTGCCCTAACTTCCATCGAGAACCCGCTACATGTCGCTTCACTTGCCGGACATGTCGAATTTGTTCAGGAGATCGTGAAGTTGAGACCAGCATTTGTGCATGAAATGAACCACGATGGGTTCAGCCCCATGCACATCGCGGCAGCCAACGGGTATTTGGAGGTTGTAAGGGAGCTGCTGAGAGTTGACCCGAGACTCTGCCGGATGAAAGGAAGAGACCAATGGACTCCTCTTCATTATGCTGCTGCTAGAGGGAGGGGTGATGTCGTCGGAGAGATGGTTTTGGCTTGCCCGGAAAGTCTCGAAGACGTGACTCTGCATGAGGAGACTTCGTTGCACCTTGCTGTTAATAACTGCCAGTTTGAAGCAGTTAAAATTTTGGTTGAGTTGGTCATGGAACTGAGGAAAGACAACGTTTTGAATATGAAGGACAAATATGGCAATTCAGTTCTTCACGTAGCAACCTGGAAGAAACAACACCAG GTGGTGGAATGGATAGTTGGCAATAGAACAACTCAAAGTGCATTGGAAGTAAACATTGTAAACCAGAGTGGTCTAACACCTCTTGATCTGCTACTAATCTTCCCGAGTGAAGCTGGCGATAGGGAAATTGAAGAGATCCTTCGTGGTGCCGGAGCTTCGAGAGCAAAAGACATACACCATACTCACTCTAATTGTCCCATTGAAACAAATATCCTTCAGCTGCAGCAGCCAAACGACCCGATGGAATACTTCAAGTTCAAAAAGGGCAGAAACTCTGACGACGATCCAAGCGCCACGGTGCTGCTAGTTGTCGCTGTACTAGTGGCCACCACCACCTTTCAAGCCGGACTCAGCCCTCCGAACGGCGGTTTGCACTACACCACTGGATCAAACAAGAATGGGATTGACTGTGGGAGCAATGGTTTAGTAGTTCTCTATATGTTTTTCAACACGATTGGATTTTCGGTTTCGCTTATCATGATCGACTTCCTCACGCGCAATTTCCCTCTGCTGTTTAAGCTTCGATTTTGTATGGTGATGATGTACGGCACGTACACCGTTGCAGTTATCAGCACTGCACCGAAAAGCATGCTGCTCTGCATCACTTCGTCAACTCCATTATTTGTAGTGATTTTACAGTTGTGCTGTTGTATTAATTTGAAGGTGCCTTGGCAAAACCTAATAGGCTCCTTGGCTCCCTTACGCAGTTAG
- the LOC126630396 gene encoding uncharacterized protein LOC126630396 encodes MSSSLPKPPSSSPPSPPPLDSSDAERRLREAEDRLRDAIEELQRRQRSAAATGSQHHPPCDHAADESCVAHAIGNLCQSFLLSYGVRVGIGILLRAFKLARRQSYSSLLDLKQLVSEKDLIVREEACRIGLFFGGFSGSYHALRCLLRKLRKKETPMNAILAGSVAGLSILALNDSNRRRTLSLYLLARLGQCAYNSAKSKNKFHFWGSHWKHGDSLLFSLACAQVMYAFVMRPESLPKSYQEFIQKTGPVAQPVYKAVRDCCRGHPVDIASLSDYLFERTKSNSIRLEEYPSIFPCSVIHPDTNSCLAHNARATSATFRKTFPLYFSLTFVPFVVLRLQKFMEAPSRTFLIALKDAVRSTSFLSAFVGIFQGVICLHRKVASKDHKLVYWFAGAISALSVLLEKKPRRGELALYVLPRAGDSLWYILVNRHLLPDIKNAEVFLFSLCMGGIMYYLEHEPDTMAPLLRGLIRRFLASRISNPVSSSSRNPSYTYLQNLEAMKKPKPLESRGAESPSEKYNLESIPGL; translated from the exons ATGTCGTCCTCTCTCCCCAAACCCCCTTCTTCCTCTCCCCCCTCTCCGCCTCCCCTAGACAGCTCCGATGCCGAGCGACGCCTCCGCGAGGCCGAGGACCGCCTCCGCGATGCCATCGAGGAGCTCCAGCGCCGCCAGCGCTCCGCCGCCGCCACTGGATCTCAGCACCACCCGCCTTGCGACCACGCCGCCGACGAGTCCTGCGTCGCCCACGCCATTGGTAATCTCTGCCAGAGCTTTCTCTTGTCGTATGGCGTTCGAGTCGGAATTGGCATCCTTCTTCGCGCTTTTAAGCTCGCGCGCCGGCAGTCCTACTCTTCTCTCCTCGATCTTAAG CAACTTGTCTCGGAAAAAGATCTCATTGTAAGAGAAGAAGCGTGCCGGATCGGTTTATTTTTTGGTGGCTTTAGTGGTTCATATCATGCTCTTAGATGTTTGTTGAGAAAATTGAGAAAGAAAGAGACACCAATGAATGC AATTTTAGCAGGTTCAGTTGCTGGTTTGTCTATTTTAGCATTGAATGACTCAAACCGAAGGCGCACACTTTCTCTGTACTTACTGGCCAGACTAGGCCAG TGTGCTTATAATTCTGCGAAGTCTAAGAATAAGTTTCACTTTTGGGGAAGCCATTGGAAGCATGGTGATTCATTACTTTTCTCTCTTGCATGTGCGCAG GTTATGTATGCCTTTGTAATGCGGCCTGAGAGCTTGCCAAAGTCTTATCAAGAATTTATTCAGAAGACGGGGCCAGTTGCCCAACCCGTATACAAGGCTGTAAGGGATTGCTGTAGAGGCCACCCTGTGGATATTGCCTCTCTATCTGATTATTTGTTTGAGAGAACAAAATCCAACTCTATACGGTTGGAAGAGTATCCATCCATATTTCCTTGTTCGGTTATTCATCCAGACACGAATTCTTGTTTAGCTCATAATGCACGGGCAACATCAGCTACATTTAGGAAAACATTTCCGCTTTACTTTTCTTTGACGTTTGTACCATTTGTTGTTCTCCGCCTACAGAAG TTCATGGAGGCCCCTTCTCGCACATTTTTAATTGCTCTTAAAGATGCTGTTCGCTCAACATCATTTTTGTCCGCATTTGTTGGAATCTTTCAG GGTGTCATATGTTTACATAGAAAAGTTGCTTCAAAAGACCACAAGCTTGTATATTGGTTTGCAGGTGCAATATCTGCTCTTTCAGTTTTACTGGAGAAAAAGCCTAGACGTGGTGAACTGGCTCTTTATGTTCTTCCACGAGCTGGAGATTCTTTGTGGTATATCTTAGTAAACCGCCACCTTCTTCCAGATATTAAGAACGCAGAG GTGTTCTTGTTCAGTTTGTGCATGGGAGGAATCATGTACTACTTGGAACATGAGCCAGACACAATGGCTCCACTCCTCAGGGGTCTGATCCGTCGGTTCCTTGCTAGCAGAATAAGCAACCCTGTGTCCTCGTCTAGTAGGAATCCTTCCTACACATACTTGCAAAATCTTGAAGCCATGAAGAAACCGAAGCCCTTAGAGAGTCGTGGTGCTGAATCACCTTCCGAAAAGTATAATCTCGAATCAATACCAGGGCTCTGA
- the LOC126629172 gene encoding glutamate dehydrogenase 2-like, whose protein sequence is MNALAATSRNFKNAARILGLDAKIERSLLIPFREIKVECTIPKDDGSLVSYVGFRVQHDNARGPMKGGIRYHPEVDPDEVNALAQLMTWKTAVVDIPYGGAKGGIGCTPRDLSLSELERLTRVFAQKIHDLIGTHTDVPAPDMGTNAQTMAWMLDEYSKFHGHSPAVVTGKPIDLGGSLGREAATGRGVVFATEALLAEYGKSCKGLTFVIQGFGNVGSWAARLIRERGGKVIAVSDITGAVKNPNGLDIDELVKHKESTGSLLNFNGADNMDPNEVLIHECDVLIPSALGGVLNRENASSVRAKFIVEAANHPTDPEADEILSKKGVIILPDIYANAGGVTVSYFEWVQNIQGFMWDEEKVNNELQRYMTQAFHNIKNMCKTYDCNLRMGAFTLGVNRVARATNLRGYEA, encoded by the exons ATGAATGCCCTCGCCGCAACGAGCCGCAATTTCAAAAACGCTGCGCGTATTCTCGGACTCGATGCTAAGATTGAGAGGAGTCTCTTGATCCCCTTCAGAGAGATCAAG GTGGAGTGCACGATTCCCAAGGACGATGGAAGCTTGGTGTCGTACGTTGGATTCAGAGTGCAGCATGACAATGCACGTGGACCAATGAAGGGAGGGATTAGATATCATCCTGAG GTTGATCCGGATGAAGTGAATGCCCTGGCTCAACTCATGACCTGGAAGACTGCTGTGGTCGACATTCCATATGGTGGAGCCAAGGGTGGAATCGGATGCACCCCCAGGGACTTGAGTTTAAGCGAGTTGGAGCGTCTGACTCGCGTCTTCGCTCAGAAAATCCATGATCTCATTGGAACTCATACTGATGTTCCCGCACCCGATATGGGCACCAATGCTCAGACCATGGCATGGATGTTGGATGAGTACTCCAAATTTCATGGTCACTCACCAGCTGTTGTCACTGGAAAGCCCATC GATCTTGGGGGATCACTAGGTAGGGAGGCTGCAACTGGACGCGGTGTCGTTTTTGCAACAGAAGCTTTACTTGCAGAATATGGGAAGTCATGCAAAGGCTTGACTTTTGTTATTCAG GGTTTCGGAAACGTGGGATCCTGGGCAGCAAGGCTTATACGCGAGAGAGGCGGTAAGGTCATTGCTGTGAGTGACATTACTGGTGCAGTTAAGAACCCGAATGGACTCGATATTGATGAGTTGGTTAAGCACAAGGAAAGCACTGGGAGTTTGTTAAATTTCAACGGCGCAGATAACATGGACCCTAATGAGGTACTGATACACGAATGTGATGTTCTCATCCCTTCTGCTTTAGGTGGAGTTCTGAACAG GGAAAATGCTTCATCCGTGAGGGCGAAATTCATCGTCGAGGCAGCAAATCATCCTACCGATCCAGAAGCTGATGAG ATATTATCCAAGAAAGGAGTCATAATACTCCCAGACATATATGCAAATGCTGGTGGTGTGACCGTTAGCTACTTTGAGTGGGTTCAG AACATTCAAGGGTTTATGTGGGATGAAGAGAAGGTGAATAACGAGCTTCAAAGGTACATGACTCAGGCGTTTCATAACATCAAGAACATGTGCAAGACCTATGATTGTAATCTCAGAATGGGTGCCTTCACATTGGGTGTAAACCGGGTTGCACGAGCCACCAACTTACGGGGTTATGAAGCATAA
- the LOC126629174 gene encoding mediator of RNA polymerase II transcription subunit 31-like isoform X1, whose amino-acid sequence MASGTESDDTADTPPPTSSIYKDPDDGRQRFLLELEFVQCLANPTYIHYLAQNRYFEDEAFIGYLKYLQYWQRPEYTRFIMYPHCLFFLEQLQNANFRAAMAHPGNKELAHRQQFYFWKNYRNNRLKHILPRPLPEPVPALPPPAPPQQVVPPVPPVPATTVSVTATAPAPSTMQYSMPPGSAPKVEPRNTGVDRRKRKKMAKN is encoded by the exons ATGGCGTCCGGCACAGAGAGCGATGACACAGCCGATACTCCACCGCC GACAAGCAGTATTTACAAGGACCCAGATGACGGGCGGCAGCGATTCTTGCTCGAATTGGAGTTCGTCCAGTGCCTCGCAAACCCCACTTACATTCACT ATTTGGCTCAGAATCGTTACTTTGAGGATGAGGCTTTCATTGGGTACTTGAAGTATCTTCAGTATTGGCAGCGTCCCGAGTATACGAGATTTATAAT GTATCCTCATTGCCTGTTTTTTCTTGAGCAACTTCAAAATGCGAACTTTCGCGCTGCAATGGCACATCCCGGAAACAAG GAATTAGCACATAGGCAGCAATTCTATTTCTGGAAGAACTATAGGAACAACCGTCTGAAACATATTTTGCCGAGACCCCTTCCTGAACCTGTTCCCGCACTTCCTCCACCTGCTCCACCTCAGCAAGTTGTGCCTCCCGTTCCACCTGTTCCAGCTACAACTGTTTCTGTGACAGCAACTGCCCCAGCCCCTTCAACTATGCAGTATTCGATGCCCCCCGGGTCTGCTCCAAAAGTTGAACCGAGGAATACTGGGGTTGATCGAAGAAAGAGGAA GAAAATGGCCAAGAACTGA